actcacaggctctctctatgagtgagCGGGAGaaacaggactcacaggctttctctatgaatgagcgggagaagcaggactcacaggctctctctatgagtgggcaggagaagcaggactcacaggctctctctatgagtgggcgggagaagcaggactcacaggctctaagTAGAcggagaagcaggactcacaggctctaagTAGActgagaagcaggactcacaggctctctctaagTAGACAACCTGAGTCAGTATGGAGTCTGCTACAGGGTCTCGCAGGTCACAGACCATAACATAGCCTCTAAATGGGGCAAATAGATGGCACCAGAAGGACAGCAGTGGGAGGTGAGAAGCGTTGGGCAAGAACTGATGCAAACCGCAAATCCATAGGCGAGGAAGACCGCCGGGGTAATTACTGTAGATGCACTGAGTGAGGACTAACGCTGAGAATTAAGTAAAAGATGCCTAAGCTAAGTGGGTACTTTACCAAAGGTGACATCATCGAACCGTACCTTGCAGCATGGAACGAGACCAGGAGGTGGCGCTGGGAGTAATGATTGACTGGTCTTCTGATGACATCATATGATTTATGTGGGCTCATCTGCTGGGCAGCCTCTGGGGACATTGCGGGACTAAGGATATGTGTGGTAGCTGGAGTCGTAGGCTTTTTATGCGTGGGCAGATGCAGAAAGACTCaaaggctctctctatgagtgggcgggaGAAGCAAGACTCATAGGCTCTATGAGTGGGCgggagaagcaggactcacaggctctaagTAGACAGAGAAGCAGGACTCACGGGCTCTCTAAGTAGACggtgaagcaggactcacaggctctctctatgagtgggcgggagaagcaggactcacaggctctctaaGTAGACGGAGAAGCAGGACTCACGGGCTCTCTCTAAGTAGACGGAGTAGCAGGACTCACGGGCTCTCTCTAAGTAGACGGAGAAGCAGGACTCACGGGCTCTCTAAGTAGatggagaagcaggactcacGGGCTCTCTCTAAGTAGACGGAGTAGCAGGACTCACGGGCTCTCTCTAAGTAGACGGAGAAGCAGGACTCACGGGCTCTCTCTAAGTAGAcggagaagcaggactcacaggctctctaaGTAGACGGAGAAGCAGGACTCACGGGCTCTCTCTAAGTAGACGGAGAAGCAGGACTCACGAGCTCTCTCTAAGTAGAcggagaagcaggactcacaggctctctaagtagatggagaagcaggactcacGGGCTCTCTCTAAGTAGACGGAGAAGCAGGACTCACGAGCTCTCTCTAAGTAGAcggagaagcaggactcacaggctctctctacgAGACCTGGACACATTTAAATAGATTTTTACATAACAGAACTGAATGCCatcatagaaaactatatatcCCTGAACAAAGCCGCTCCCctctatactatgctgccctctgaaaggagatctgacagatccattATAAGTTGGATATTAgatcatgtttttattttcccaCAATTTCATGCACTTCAGCTctttccctaagggtatgttcacacggccacatttcagacgtatacgaggcgtattttgcctcgttttacgtctggaaatacgtctcaaatacgtcgtcaaacatctgcccattactttctatgggtataacgctgtattgtccacacgacgcgtaattttacgcgtcgtacggcaattacgacgcgtaaaattacgcctcgtaaaaagaagtgcaggacacttctttggaagtttttggggctgttttctcatagactccaatgaaaacagctccaaaaacggacgtaaaaaacgccgcgaaaaatgcgagttggtcaaaaaacgtctgaaaagcagggtctgttttcccttgaaaacagctctggattttcagacgtttttgttgactatgtgtgcacatacccttagtaatcTCGGTACATGAATACAATGCGTGAaccacagtgaagactgacacgtaTAAAGGCTGGGCAGAGATAGTGTAGTGTAACATGACTACGTAATATAACATACAAATATTCATATACCATTCAGGGTCTATAGAGAGCGGGGTGGCAACCCCTTTAGACACAGTAACAGAGGTCATTAGAAGTTGTCACCCAGCACAAGGTAAAAGGAGAAACGCCTGAAAACAATATTAGACCCCACACGAGAGGATGAGTCAGGGATTTATATCTTGGGGTACCAAGGAACAGGGGGCCCTCACGTACCCCTAGAACACAACCCCCACAGACCAGTTAATATTGTAGTAGTTTATTTGTAAACAAATACTCAACTAAATTACATCAAAAGTCTTCAGAATTGGAGAAAGCAGCGGTTCTGTATGTAACTAGGACTTCTAGGAGGAAGACAGCGGCGGGGTCAGCGTCCTCACCCCACCCCCAATACTGCATAAAGGTCGCCCCCCGTTATCTGTCCGGTCCCATAACGGAAAGTAATCACGAGAAGTCCCATGAAGAACCTGCACCGGGGTAAAGCAGGACACAAGATGCTTCAGGAGGATCGGTCACTGTCCGGGGGGAGGGGCATCCACTGGCACCTTTATTACCTGGACACCTGATGGCGCTGGAGGAGAATGGTGAAGGGGAGACCGAAGACAAAGCCAGCCCATGAGTCAGTATTGGGGCAGGCGGACAAACAGCATTACATTATAGAGCCAAGTCTAATGCAAATTGAAcagaatgatgatgatgatgatacagTCAACGTCCTTTAATCTGGCGCCTCATGGTGCGGAAATCCTGATACTCTGGCACTTGGTGGGTCTATGGTGGCTCCTGGAAATCATGATGAAAGCGCGGGCACCCAGGcttgatgtggtgacagagggaCTGCACGGTTATCTTCAGGAGCTGCCGTGTGTGTATACTTGGGTATAAGGTGTCTGATTGTTCGGAACATCCGATAGTCCAGACAGAATCCCAGACCCAGACAGAATCTATCATTTAAGAGCTGCAGCTAAAAAGTACAATCCCACCACCCCCATATGTATCCAGAAAGTAAAAACTGAAATTACACTGCCCCCTACAGGACAcactataactagtataatactgccccctgctgGTAAGATTAATATTAGAGCAATACTACCCCCTATGGACCATAAAATGGATCTGAATGGATATAAAGATTAATTTGGGGTGGACTAAAAATTCCCCTACTCTTCACGGGCTACATTTAAAGCCACGGCGACACTTTTATTGCATGTTTACACCTAGACCGGCTGTGGCCAGAGATCAGGCAATGAACAGTCGAGAACTACCTCAACTACCCCTATAGTAGTTTGTGTATTTACTGCGGAGCTCAGCGATAGCTCCGTCTCTGgagaacagcaactcccagcagagCTCATGTTGGAAGGTTGAGCTGCCGAGCCACAGACCGATCCTGGATTTCAGgttcacaaaaaaagaaaacatataacCTGGGGGGTTGGGGagaaatatatatttagatttcaataaattagtaaaaatattttttgttatcCGGCGGAGTCTGTGCTTCTGAAGACTACAGGGAGCAATGCAGCTTAGATACAGATTAGATACCCCAATCAGCTAGCTATGGGGGAGCGGAGCGCTGGTTCACTATGGCTGCATTGCTGCGCTTGCGGTCAGTAGGTTAGTTGTGGGATTGTGTTTGAGGGGGTCAATGTCAGTAGGTGAGCTGCGAGGCCTTCTTGTTGAAGCAGGGTCTGTCGGTCAGTGACGTCGATGTCCTGAATAGGCTGTGATCGTGATATAGAACCAGCTCCAGCTCCTGGAAGTCCTGCAGCCTGGCGACATCTTTGTCCTAAAGTAAAATGATGTCAGAACAGTGACACACAGTGACGCCAGAGCAGCGACGCGCCGGGACGCCAGAGCAGCGACGCGCCGGGACGCCAGAGCAGCGACGCGCCGCGACGCCAGAGCAGGGACGCGCCGGGACGCCAGAGCAGGGACGCGCCGGGACGCCAGAGCAGGGACGCGCCGGGACGCCAAAGCAGCGAAGCGCCGGGACGCCAGAGCAGTTACACATAAACCTCCCTTACAATAAAGCTACAGGTGGTCTTCCCTCCGCAGACATTTTCGCcgattcctccccaccttccaaaacccataactttttttttttccgtcgttATGAGggtttgtgttttgcgggacgagttgtcgtttttcactgcaccatttattgtacgatataacgtagtgggaaactggaaaacaattctttgtggggtgaaaaacAGCGACTCCTCCATTGATTATGGGTTTtgcttttatggcgttcattgtacggtaaaaatgacaagttaacttcattctgcggtcaatacgattatttctacttttacaaggaaaaaacgaaattgtaaaaaaaaaataattcaaattgTTGGCGtcgctgtataagggcttattttttgctttcgtttctattggtataattttggagAATTTGAGattttttattcacatttttgtAAGAGAtgaaatgaccaaaaaacagcgattctggaatttacattcttattttttaatttttattttttacgttttacggcgttcaccgtgcgggttaaataatgttatattataatagttctgacttttacggacgcggcgataccaattatgtacttTACATAGCTCTTATGCCTAACGCACGCAATCGTGTAtgccgcccgagtcccgtccatgatccgtggaaagataggacatgtcgggtGCCCTGAAAAATGGCCCCAGTGCCCATTTAGGGACATGGCCCTAATGCCATTTACTGGCATTATGGAAaatttgaaaagtgttttttttttttcttttaatttataatatatatttttataataaaaacttttacggtattttactttttttttttattagtccccctcggggacttgaaccagcgattgtgggatcacttgcacaatatactgcaatactaatgtattgcagtgtatcatgaTTTGTACAGGCTACTATtaagagcacaaagatggcggtctgggggccttcattatgaCCTCAGCCTGCCATGAACACCATTGGAACCCCGCTATCCCGTCGGAGGGGGGATCCcctctctttctaatggcttaaatgccgtggtcgctattgactgcggcatctaaggggttaatcgagcTGAATGCCACTCATTacagtaacatacagccgacatgcCCAACTTGTGGAGCAGTTTTAGGCTGCGAGCCTCCTCCATACTCACCACCCCTCCCCCCaagctgcgccgtatatatatgatGGATattaggaaggggttaaagaacgatTTCCATCTTGTGCATTGACGGCACAGGCTCTTTCTGCAGCGCCCATCCGGCCACCTCTCCAgtcatttcaatggtaaaaacgaCCGCGAGACGTCAGGCGCCGAATTTGATTCGGCGAATCCAACATTCACGATCCTTCGTTGGGACCCCCCGCCTTCATCTCCTATGTACTGCCCCCTAATGTAATCACTACAGTGGCTCCAGTCTGAGCGGCCGGTGGCAGGGACACCGTCCATACTCGGGAGGGGTCCGGAGCCCGCCTTGCCCTCCCCCGCAGCGCACATTTCGCACCTTCCTGAGCATGGTGTTGGGCAGTTTCCGGATTTTCTCCACACTGTCGGGGCTGACCCCCAGCTCGTAGCAGCAGACCCGCACAAGTTCCCGGTACGTCAGCTCCTCGCGGTCCATCTCCACCTCGATGAAGTCATTGTCTCCGGGGGAACCGCTCTGAATTCTCACCTTCAGGACTAACTCTGCGCGACGAGGAGACAAACGCAAGTGATAAGGTTATTAGTGATGACGGGTATAatcagggggtgggggggtgTTAGTACATTGCTGGTGCAGGGGTGCTGCGTACTTTCACATTCGACTCCATTCTGCTCACCTTTCATATTGGACGGGAAGGCTCCGGTAAAGAAGAATGGTTGAAACACTTGCATAGGTCCACCGTGAGCGCCCCCATGTGGTAGATTAGATGGGACGGGTGAGTACATGCTGCGGTTCTGGGCGACGCTCTGTACCGGCGGGTGCGTACATTCCGGCGGGATCTGCACCTCTCCGTTATAGAACAAGGCGGGGAACTTGTCGTCCTTCTTCACTGAGGTAGTGATGTGAATGTTCTCCACCCCATTGTTCAGTAGCGGGAAACTAGCGATGGATGATGGGGGTGGTGGTGGCGGCGGGGCGCAGTGAGAGGTTCCGTTTTCAGCGCAGGGGGCGGTGGCGGTCTCTTGTTTGATGGTTTCTCGGGTGTAGTTGAAAGGAAAGGGCGGCTGCGCCAGATAGTTCGGAGTAAAGGATAATTCAGACTCCGCTTTAACCTCCTCAGGTTCTAAATCTTCAACTGTAAGAAGAGAAAAATCACGTTACAGTCGCCTTAAAGGAACCGGATACACATCTTAACCATTGTAGAATGACAAGTTCTgccactttcaagatctctgcttgctgtcagtaaacatGAATATTTCTGTTTACATCTAGAGGCTAAAAATCCATCCTGACCCTCAGCCGTGTGAAGTATCAGGTCTGCTCATGATTATTAGCCTATGTGAAGAAGAATGTTACCTTTCAATGACAGCATGCAGAGATCTTAAGAATGGCAAAGAACGAAAACACAAAGAAAATATGTACTGATTTACAAAAAACATCTCAATATCATtcttaaaatactctgtgctgctggagatcctgctcctcccactatgtaactctcagcctctcacctcccacatgatcagcacactcctctcctgacatactctgtgctgctggagatcctgctcctcccactatgtaactctcagcctgtcaccccccacatgatcagcacactcctctcctgacatactctgtgctgctggagatcctgctccttccactatgtaactctcagccagtgaccccccccccttcaggatcaacacactcctctcctgacatactctgtgctgctggagatcctgctccttccactatgtaactctcagccagtgacccccccccccttcaggatcaacacactcctctcctgacatactctgtgctgctggagcccCAGCTCCTTCCAGGGCTCTGTACCTGATGATTAGTCATTTTTGGGGTACCTTGCTGTTGTACTTACCCCCCAACACTCTCTTGATTTCTTTCTTAGAGGTCAGCTGAGCGGCTCTTTCACCTTTGCTTGTGAAGACGTCTTTGTCGGCGCCGGCCTCTAGCAGGTAGGTGACCACGCGGGGGTGATTCCTCTTACAGGCCCAGTGCAGACAGGTCCTGGGGGGCACAACGTACACAGCATGGTGAATGGACCATGAATAGTGCCATATGTAGGAGACGCGTGACGGGAGCGTTCAGACCACCCCCCATAGTGAACTGTGTCCGCCACGAGGAAGACGCTTACTGTGTACGTGCTGGCGCCATATTAAACACCATTTATACTCTACGACAGTCCACACCTCTGCACACCGCGTCTAAGCAGTGAATAGAGAAAATCACTTGTGACCAATGGACCGCCCTGATCAGTGGTGCTGGTGGGGGAGGGATCAGCGAAGATCGATCACCACTGATCGCTACAACAAAGGTGCCATGTGGCTTGAACCGAGCACTCCAGCTTCTGTGCCCATACAGTGCCCCTTCAttctatcagtgggggtcccagtagtcgTCCCCCCTCCGATCAGACGTTAACATAACCAATTGATATTGCATCCATTCTAAGGGTGGAGGAAAACTTTTATTTCTGCATGCCGGATTATGAAGTGCCGGATTACAGGGTTTGACAGTATATGTATAGGACACATGGTGCACATCATTCTAACTCTCACCATCCGTTGATCTCATTCTGAGAGTTGATGTCCACCCCGGCATTCAGCAGCTTCTGGACTTCTTCCAGGTCTCCCAGAGCAGCTGCTTCCCGGAGTCTTTCTTCCATGTATATAAGGATAAGACGGTCATATAGGAGCCGGCAGCCGCACTTGGGGTTATACTAGAGCACCTGCACCCCCCCGCCGGCCGGAACCCTGCactaacacagctctgctgctccgcGCACTGTGCAGGCCTGGACGGGGGGTCCGGGGGCAATACACTGACGGCTGCGGAGGAGAAAGCGCCCTGAGCGGCCCCCGGCACCGCAACCCGCGATGTGGCCGATAAGAAAACGCGAGTTTGGTATTTTGACCCTTGTGTACATGTCCCAAAACACTGCGCTGGGGGGCGGGGATCGGCGTTACAACAGTGGCGTGCCGATGTGGTTCCGGGGAAATTTGGTTCCGGGGTAATGGGAAGAGCCACCTACTCTGAAGATGTGatgtattataatataaagttataTAATGCAATAACATGTGATATATaacgtactgtaatataataacatgtgatatacaacaatataacgtactgtaatataataacatgtgatatacaacaatataacgtactgtaatataataacgtgatatacaacaatataacgtaCTGTAATAtaacatgtgatatacaacaatataacgtactgtaatataataacatgtgatatacaacaatataacgtactgtaatataataacgtgatatacaacaatataacgtaCTGTAATAtaacatgtgatatacaacaatataacgtaCTGTAATAtaacatgtgatatacaacaatataacgtaCTGTAATAtaacatgtgatatacaacaatataacgtactgtaatataataacatgtgatatacaacaatataacgtactgtaatataataacatgtgatatacaacaatataacgtactgtaatataataacgtgatatacaacaatataacgtactgtaatataataacgtgatatacaacaatataacgtaCTGTAATAtaacatgtgatatacaacaatataacgtactgtaatataataacatgtgatatacaacaatataacgtactgtaatataataacatgtgatatacaacaatataacgtactgtaatataataacgtgatatacaacaatataacgtaCTGTAATAtaacatgtgatatacaacaatataacgtaCTGTAATAtaacatgtgatatacaacaatataacgtactgtaatataataacatgtgatatacaacaatataacg
The genomic region above belongs to Rhinoderma darwinii isolate aRhiDar2 chromosome 13, aRhiDar2.hap1, whole genome shotgun sequence and contains:
- the ANKRD40 gene encoding ankyrin repeat domain-containing protein 40, with the protein product MEERLREAAALGDLEEVQKLLNAGVDINSQNEINGWTCLHWACKRNHPRVVTYLLEAGADKDVFTSKGERAAQLTSKKEIKRVLGVEDLEPEEVKAESELSFTPNYLAQPPFPFNYTRETIKQETATAPCAENGTSHCAPPPPPPPSSIASFPLLNNGVENIHITTSVKKDDKFPALFYNGEVQIPPECTHPPVQSVAQNRSMYSPVPSNLPHGGAHGGPMQVFQPFFFTGAFPSNMKELVLKVRIQSGSPGDNDFIEVEMDREELTYRELVRVCCYELGVSPDSVEKIRKLPNTMLRKDKDVARLQDFQELELVLYHDHSLFRTSTSLTDRPCFNKKASQLTY